A window of the Lactuca sativa cultivar Salinas chromosome 5, Lsat_Salinas_v11, whole genome shotgun sequence genome harbors these coding sequences:
- the LOC111897258 gene encoding protein PSK SIMULATOR 3: MVAEPWLVKIGSHVSSNLKHALLLEPSSKKSTRNKQEIQSKTPETIGILSFEVANVMSKTVRLHKSLTNSEISKLKTQILFSDGVKALVSSDETYLLDLALSEKLEELNFIAGVVSRLGKKCTIPQLQGFQHVYRDIVSAAMDVTELGFLVKDMDAMMRKFERFVNSTTTLYGEMEVLNELEITTKKFQQNQHEESRKVFEQKLIWQIQDVRHLKNVSLWNQTYDKVVEMLARTVCTLYARIFSVFNDSISRREMFSSSNTLNSSRSSAQNSNQITGSCSSSLVEKKIVSVKPQIQTKKGETNLFKAEDFNFACGLGPKRLFMECLTMNTSKLHDFNDGSVSIPVTDDQSSHVSGSCSVSSSLKKEITNLQGCNGNLIKIHKTVPQIKLMVKPPPNTIGGSALALHYANIIIVIEKLLHYPHLVGEEARDDLYQMLPKSLRLVLKRNLKSFSRNLAIYDAPLAHDWKDRLDGILSWLAPMAHNMIRWQTERNFDQQHIVSKSNVLLLQTLYFADREKTEVAICELLVGLNYICRYEHQQNALLDCASSFDFDDCTDWQLQ, from the coding sequence ATGGTGGCCGAGCCTTGGTTAGTTAAAATTGGAAGCCATGTGAGTTCCAATCTCAAACATGCCCTCCTCTTAGAACCCTCTTCCAAAAAGTCCAccagaaacaaacaagaaattcaAAGCAAAACACCGGAAACAATCGGAATTCTCTCGTTTGAGGTTGCCAATGTGATGTCAAAAACCGTTCGACTCCACAAATCTCTAACCAATTCAGAGATTTCCAAGTTGAAAACCCAAATTCTCTTCTCCGATGGCGTCAAAGCCCTAGTCTCCTCCGACGAGACCTATCTTTTAGACCTCGCGCTTTCAGAGAAGCTAGAAGAGTTAAATTTCATCGCCGGCGTCGTCTCCAGGCTCGGCAAGAAGTGCACAATCCCTCAGCTTCAAGGATTTCAACATGTTTACAGAGATATAGTCAGTGCAGCCATGGATGTTACGGAATTAGGGTTCCTGGTGAAGGATATGGACGCAATGATGCGAAAATTCGAGCGCTTTGTTAATTCCACAACCACTCTCTAcggagaaatggaggtcttgaaCGAATTAGAGATTACAACGAAAAAATTCCAACAAAACCAGCACGAAGAAAGCAGAAAAGTCTTCGAGCAGAAATTGATTTGGCAGATCCAAGATGTGCGCCACCTGAAGAACGTTTCACTATGGAATCAAACTTACGATAAAGTCGTCGAGATGCTAGCAAGAACTGTATGTACTCTTTACGCTCGAATCTTTTCAGTTTTCAATGATTCAATTTCCCGAAGAGAGATGTTCTCATCTAGCAACACGTTAAATTCATCTAGAAGTTCTGCTCAAAACTCGAATCAAATTACCGGTTCTTGTAGTTCGAGTTTAGTGGAGAAGAAGATAGTCAGTGTAAAGCCACAAATTCAAACAAAAAAAGGGGAAACGAATCTTTTCAAAGCCGAAGACTTCAATTTTGCTTGTGGATTGGGACCAAAGAGACTGTTTATGGAATGTTTAACCATGAACACTTCAAAATTACACGATTTCAACGATGGGTCTGTATCTATTCCAGTAACCGATGATCAAAGCAGCCATGTTTCTGGTTCTTGTAGTGTTTCAAGTAGCTTAAAGAAAGAGATTACAAATCTTCAGGGGTGTAATGGTAATTTGATAAAGATTCATAAAACTGTTCCACAGATCAAATTAATGGTGAAACCACCTCCCAACACCATTGGAGGCTCTGCTTTAGCATTACATTATGCCAACATTATCATCGTGATTGAGAAATTACTTCACTACCCTCATTTAGTTGGAGAAGAAGCTAGAGATGATCTATATCAAATGTTACCAAAAAGTTTAAGATTAGTTTTAAAGAGAAATCTAAAGTCTTTTTCAAGAAATTTAGCGATTTATGATGCTCCTCTTGCACACGATTGGAAAGACAGGCTTGATGGGATACTCTCATGGCTAGCACCCATGGCACACAACATGATTAGGTGGCAAACTGAGAGGAACTTTGACCAACAACACATTGTCTCAAAATCAAATGTTCTTCTTTTGCAAACTTTGTATTTTGCAGATCGAGAAAAGACGGAAGTTGCCATTTGTGAGCTTCTTGTGGGGTTGAATTATATTTGTCGATATGAACATCAACAAAACGCGTTATTGGATTGTGCAAGTAGTTTTGATTTTGATGATTGCACGGATTGGCAATTGCAGTAA